In Aegilops tauschii subsp. strangulata cultivar AL8/78 chromosome 3, Aet v6.0, whole genome shotgun sequence, one genomic interval encodes:
- the LOC109749549 gene encoding pentatricopeptide repeat-containing protein At1g11630, mitochondrial, translated as MAAAVRLFLRRRLATATATPPTPASILNPSSPTTPLTSRQKTRLAISLLKSSPPPPHDQILSICRAAALSPKTHLDRVALSLATSRLSTAPDSLRDLTSSLLIPHHAHHAIVLFGQAGLLPDAISTFQSSPSTRSLNALLFACIVAGNHAEAARIFQTFPDAHRVKPNAETFNSIIKSFSESGTTRSFYSVFDEMCKEGVKPTATTFTAAIAGFYKEERFDDVEKVIKLMKKHGCGESLQVFNSRVQGLCKLGRNGDAKALLSEMAKKGTKPNWVTYNHLIYGFCKEGDLEEAKRLYKEMGKKGLVGDSGFYFTVIFHLCKAGDFDTALGVYNEIIPRNWVPCFSTMKMLVNGLAGSSRIDEAKGIIEKMKEKFPDRDEGWKEVEEALPQ; from the coding sequence atggccgccgccgtccgcctcttcctgcgccgccgcctcgccacgGCCACCGCCACGCCTCCGACCCCAGCCTCCATCCTCAACCCTTCCTCCCCGACCACCCCGCTCACCTCGCGGCAGAAGACCCGCCTCGCCATCTCCCTCCTCAagtcctccccgccgccgccccacgaCCAGATCCTCTCCATCTGCCGCGCCGCCGCACTCTCCCCGAAGACCCACCTCGACCGTGTTGCTCTCTCCCTCGCCACCTCGAGGCTCTCCACCGCCCCGGACTCCCTCCGAGACCTCACGTCCTCTCTTCTCATCCCCCACCACGcgcaccacgccatcgtgctctttggccaggccggcctcctccccgaCGCCATCTCCACCTTCCAGTCGTCCCCCTCCACCCGCTCCCTCAACGCCCTCCTCTTCGCCTGCATCGTCGCCGGCAACCATGCCGAGGCCGCTCGCATCTTCCAGACCTTCCCCGACGCCCACCGCGTCAAGCCCAACGCCGAGACATTCAACTCCATTATAAAATCCTTCTCTGAGTCCGGCACCACAAGGTCCTTCTACtcggtgttcgatgaaatgtgcAAGGAGGGCGTGAAGCCCACCGCCACCACATTTACTGCCGCGATTGCTGGGTTTTACAAGGAGGAGCGCTTTGATGATGTAGAGAAGGTGATTAAGCTCATGAAGAAGCACGGTTGTGGTGAGTCACTGCAAGTGTTCAATTCAAGGGTTCAGGGGCTGTGCAAGCTTGGCCGGAATGGTGATGCCAAGGCATTACTGAGTGAGATGGCCAAGAAAGGGACGAAGCCAAACTGGGTTACTTATAACCATTTGATTTATGGATTCTGCAAGGAAGGGGATTTGGAGGAAGCGAAGCGGCTGTACAAGGAGATGGGAAAGAAGGGGCTTGTTGGGGATAGTGGCTTCTATTTTACTGTCATTTTTCACCTTTGCAAGGCTGGCGATTTTGATACCGCCCTTGGTGTATACAATGAGATAATACCTAGGAACTGGGTACCCTGCTTCTCGACCATGAAGATGCTTGTGAATGGGCTTGCTGGGAGCTCGAGAATCGACGAGGCAAAAGGGATCATTGAGAAGATGAAGGAGAAATTTCCGGATAGGGATGAAGGGTGGAAGGAGGTAGAGGAGGCATTGCCTCAATAG
- the LOC109749544 gene encoding uncharacterized protein isoform X2, which produces MGASRLKLLLLPLLVAALLFAASRGPLPQLLLLRAPVLPGDLLPLLPWPVARPLLRRLALRSPADLLPAFVGAARVPGGDGARAAEWKGACFYENRAWMEFRDANGTDGGLGGGTVHLETTKAHSWTCMDLYVFATPYRVTWDYYFLGREHTLEIKEWESKAEYDYVKHNGVSIFLMPSGTIGTLRALWDVFPLFTNTGWGENANLAFLKKHMGATFEERPKPWVSELNPDDIQSGDFLVLSKIRGRWGGFETLEKWVTGAYAGHTAVCLRDSEGKLWVGESGHENEEGEDIIAVLPWEEWWEFETTKDDSNPQIALLPLRQDLRAKFNETAAWIYAEKMNGKPYGYHNMIFSWIDTISNNYPPPLDAHVVASVMTVWNKLQPDYAASMWTEALNKRLGTKGLDLPEIIVESEKRGMTFDKLLTIPEKDNWVYTDGQSASCVAYVLMMYKEAGLFEPISSSIDVTEFTIKDAYILNFFEANMTRLPSWCNKDDTVKLPFCQIKGRYRMELPGYNAMEPYAHMNERCASLPPDYVRDENC; this is translated from the exons ATGGGAGCCTCGAGGCTcaagctcctcctcctccccctcctcgtcgccgCCCTCCTGTTCGCCGCCTCGCGCGGCCCGCTCCCGCAGCTCCTGCTGCTCCGCGCCCCGGTGCTCCCCGGCGACCTCCTCCCGCTCTTGCCGTGGCCGGTGGCCCGGCCGCTGCTCCGCCGCCTCGCGCTGCGGAGTCCCGCCGACCTCCTGCCGGCCTTCGTCGGCGCCGCGCGCGTgcccgggggcgacggcgcgcgcGCCGCGGAATGGAAGGGGGCCTGCTTCTACGAGAACCGGGCGTGGATGGAGTTCCGCGACGCCAACGGGACCGACGGGGGCCTCGGGGGCGGCACGGTCCATCTCGAG ACAACGAAAGCACATAGCTGGACTTGCATGGATCTTTATGTGTTTGCAACTCCGTACCGTGTTACATGGGATTACTACTTTCTAGGCCGTGAGCATACCCTTGAAATCAAAGAATGGGAAAGCAAGGCCGAATATGACTAT GTGAAACATAATGGAGTGTCCATCTTCCTCATGCCGTCAGGAACAATCGGGACACTCAGAGCACTCTGGGATGTTTTCCCTCTTTTCACTAATACCGGATGGGGTGAGAATGCAAACCTTGCATTTCTCAAAAAGCATATGGGTGCGACCTTTGAGGAACGGCCAAAACCGTGGGTTTCAGAATTAAATCCTGATGACATCCAATCTGGAGATTTTTTGGTTTTGTCGAAAATCCGTGGACGCTGGGGTGGTTTTGAAACCCTTGAGAAGTGGGTTACCGGAGCTTATGCAGGCCATACTGCAGTTTGCCTGAGGGACTCCGAAGGAAAGCTGTGGGTTGGAGAATCTggtcatgaaaatgaggag GGAGAAGATATTATTGCTGTCTTGCCATGGGAAGAATGGTGGGAGTTTGAAACGACAAAGGATGATTCAAATCCTCAGATTGCATTGCTTCCATTACGTCAAGATTTACGAGCAAAATTTAATGAGACAGCAGCTTGGATTTATGCGGAAAAAATGAATGGGAAGCCTTATGGGTATCATAATATGATTTTCAGTTGGATCGATACTATAAGTAACAACTATCCACCACCATTGGATGCTCACGTG GTTGCATCTGTTATGACTGTGTGGAACAAGCTTCAACCAGACTACGCGGCTAGCATGTGGACAGAAGCCCTTAACAAGCGGCTGGGAACTAAG GGTCTTGATCTACCTGAAATCATAGTGGAATCAGAGAAACGTGGGATGACATTTGACAAATTGCTAACAATTCCTGAGAAAGATAATTGGGTCTATACTGATGGCCAATCAGCATCTTGTGTGGCCTACGTCCTCATGATGTACAAGGAGGCTGGACTCTTTGAACCAATTTCCAGCTCTATAGACGTCACGGAGTTCACG ATAAAAGATGCTTACATCCTGAACTTCTTTGAAGCCAACATGACACGGCTTCCGTCGTGGTGCAACAAAGACGACACTGTGAAGCTCCCGTTTTGCCAAATCAAGGGCAGATATCGAATGGAACTGCCAGGATACAACGCCATGGAACCGTACGCTCACATGAATGAAAGGTGTGCATCGCTGCCTCCGGACTACGTGAGGGATGAGAACTGCTGA
- the LOC109749544 gene encoding uncharacterized protein isoform X1, which translates to MAVSKLAAVSLLLVSASLAAVLLLRPSGADDGGAPWGAGSGILTSLPFSPTDVLPLLPRRVAMAALRALRGASDIFPVFVGAATAGPAQAGTAPVGWKGACFYENEAWLSFHNDSGSKYGGGTVHLKTTKAHSWTCMDLYVFATPYRVTWDYYFLGREHTLEIKEWESKAEYDYVKHNGVSIFLMPSGTIGTLRALWDVFPLFTNTGWGENANLAFLKKHMGATFEERPKPWVSELNPDDIQSGDFLVLSKIRGRWGGFETLEKWVTGAYAGHTAVCLRDSEGKLWVGESGHENEEGEDIIAVLPWEEWWEFETTKDDSNPQIALLPLRQDLRAKFNETAAWIYAEKMNGKPYGYHNMIFSWIDTISNNYPPPLDAHVVASVMTVWNKLQPDYAASMWTEALNKRLGTKGLDLPEIIVESEKRGMTFDKLLTIPEKDNWVYTDGQSASCVAYVLMMYKEAGLFEPISSSIDVTEFTIKDAYILNFFEANMTRLPSWCNKDDTVKLPFCQIKGRYRMELPGYNAMEPYAHMNERCASLPPDYVRDENC; encoded by the exons ATGGCAGTCTCCAAGCTCGCCGCCGTGTCTCTGCTGCTGGTTTCGGCCTCGCTCGCGGCCGTGCTGCTCCTCCGCCCCTCCGGCGCAGACGATGGCGGCGCCCCGTGGGGCGCGGGCAGCGGAATCCTCACTTCCCTGCCGTTCAGTCCCACGGACGTCCTGCCCCTCCTGCCGCGGCGCGTGGCGATGGCGGCCCTCCGGGCGCTCCGCGGCGCGTCGGACATCTTCCCGGTGTTCGTGGGCGCGGCGACGGCCGGGCCGGCGCAGGCGGGCACCGCGCCCGTGGGCTGGAAGGGGGCCTGCTTCTACGAGAACGAGGCCTGGCTGTCCTTCCACAACGACTCCGGCTCCAAGTACGGCGGCGGCACGGTCCACCTCAAG ACAACGAAAGCACATAGCTGGACTTGCATGGATCTTTATGTGTTTGCAACTCCGTACCGTGTTACATGGGATTACTACTTTCTAGGCCGTGAGCATACCCTTGAAATCAAAGAATGGGAAAGCAAGGCCGAATATGACTAT GTGAAACATAATGGAGTGTCCATCTTCCTCATGCCGTCAGGAACAATCGGGACACTCAGAGCACTCTGGGATGTTTTCCCTCTTTTCACTAATACCGGATGGGGTGAGAATGCAAACCTTGCATTTCTCAAAAAGCATATGGGTGCGACCTTTGAGGAACGGCCAAAACCGTGGGTTTCAGAATTAAATCCTGATGACATCCAATCTGGAGATTTTTTGGTTTTGTCGAAAATCCGTGGACGCTGGGGTGGTTTTGAAACCCTTGAGAAGTGGGTTACCGGAGCTTATGCAGGCCATACTGCAGTTTGCCTGAGGGACTCCGAAGGAAAGCTGTGGGTTGGAGAATCTggtcatgaaaatgaggag GGAGAAGATATTATTGCTGTCTTGCCATGGGAAGAATGGTGGGAGTTTGAAACGACAAAGGATGATTCAAATCCTCAGATTGCATTGCTTCCATTACGTCAAGATTTACGAGCAAAATTTAATGAGACAGCAGCTTGGATTTATGCGGAAAAAATGAATGGGAAGCCTTATGGGTATCATAATATGATTTTCAGTTGGATCGATACTATAAGTAACAACTATCCACCACCATTGGATGCTCACGTG GTTGCATCTGTTATGACTGTGTGGAACAAGCTTCAACCAGACTACGCGGCTAGCATGTGGACAGAAGCCCTTAACAAGCGGCTGGGAACTAAG GGTCTTGATCTACCTGAAATCATAGTGGAATCAGAGAAACGTGGGATGACATTTGACAAATTGCTAACAATTCCTGAGAAAGATAATTGGGTCTATACTGATGGCCAATCAGCATCTTGTGTGGCCTACGTCCTCATGATGTACAAGGAGGCTGGACTCTTTGAACCAATTTCCAGCTCTATAGACGTCACGGAGTTCACG ATAAAAGATGCTTACATCCTGAACTTCTTTGAAGCCAACATGACACGGCTTCCGTCGTGGTGCAACAAAGACGACACTGTGAAGCTCCCGTTTTGCCAAATCAAGGGCAGATATCGAATGGAACTGCCAGGATACAACGCCATGGAACCGTACGCTCACATGAATGAAAGGTGTGCATCGCTGCCTCCGGACTACGTGAGGGATGAGAACTGCTGA
- the LOC109749548 gene encoding probable serine/threonine-protein kinase PBL23 encodes MGLLSSAVRKCNSKMLLGGGSSSPCGVRGKEQPLTPGKHKRSRKKRFWRKKKSSKKFSCVPCVSLTELTRRAECEAIADLVNNISAKSDITSHMYAAEEILRITNQNIPSRVLTFRELSAATNNFSPNNLVGEGGFGMVYKGHLKDTKEDIAVKRLDKEGFQGNREFLVEVLMLSLLSHPNLVNLIGYSTDLDQRILVYEYMPNGSLEDHLLDLPENAKALPWQTRMRIAVGAAKGIEYLHEVANPPVIYRDLKASNILLDKDFNSKLSDFGLAKLGPLGDESHVSTRVMGTYGYCAPEYAMTGKLTKMSDIYSFGVVLLELITGRRAIDPTKPTEEQVLIHWAAPLIRDRKMFVRLADPLLGKDFPVKGLYQALAIASMCMQEDPSKRPKIGDVVDALTFLAEQKYYPQRDREAAQAKGGDCSTPPKKDMGF; translated from the exons ATGGGGTTGTTGTCGTCCGCCGTGAGGAAATGTAACAGCAAGATGCTCCTCGGCGGCGGCTCTTCATCTCCGTGTGGTGTGCGCGGCAAGGAACAACCATTGACGCCCGGCAAGCACAAGCGGTCGAGGAAGAAGCGcttctggaggaagaagaagtccAGCAAGAAGTTCAGCTGCGTCCCCTGCGTCAGCCTCACCGAGCTCACCAGGCGCGCCGAGTGCGAGGCCATCGCCGACCTCGTCAACAACATCTCGGCCAAGTCAG ACATTACCAGTCACATGTACGCGGCCGAGGAGATCCTGCGGATCACCAACCAGAACATCCCCAGCAGGGTGCTCACCTTCCGTGAGTTGTCCGCGGCGACCAACAACTTCAGCCCCAACAACCTTGTGGGCGAGGGCGGCTTCGGGATGGTGTACAAGGGGCACTTGAAGGACACCAAGGAG GATATCGCCGTGAAGCGGCTGGACAAGGAAGGGTTCCAGGGGAACCGCGAGTTCCTGGTGGAGGTGCTGATGCTGAGCCTCCTGAGCCACCCCAACCTCGTGAATCTGATCGGCTACAGCACCGACCTCGACCAGCGGATCCTCGTCTACGAGTACATGCCCAACGGCTCGCTGGAGGATCATCTCCTAG ATCTCCCGGAGAACGCCAAGGCGCTCCCCTGGCAGACGCGGATGAGGATCGCGGTGGGCGCGGCCAAGGGCATCGAATACCTGCACGAGGTGGCCAACCCTCCGGTCATCTACCGGGACCTCAAGGCCTCCAACATCCTCCTGGACAAGGACTTCAACTCCAAGCTCTCCGACTTCGGGCTCGCCAAGCTCGGCCCCCTCGGCGACGAGAGCCACGTCAGCACCAGGGTGATGGGCACCTACGGCTACTGCGCCCCCGAGTACGCCATGACCGGCAAGCTCACCAAGATGTCCGACATCTACAGCTTCGGCGTCGTGCTGCTCGAGCTCATCACCGGCAGGCGGGCCATCGACCCCACCAAGCCCACGGAGGAGCAGGTTCTCATCCACTGG GCGGCGCCCCTGATCAGGGACAGGAAAATGTTCGTGAGGCTGGCGGATCCGTTGCTGGGGAAGGACTTCCCGGTGAAGGGGCTGTACCAGGCGCTCGCCATCGCCTCCATGTGCATGCAGGAGGATCCCAGCAAGAGGCCCAAGATCGGCGACGTCGTGGACGCGCTCACCTTCCTCGCCGAACAGAAATACTATCCTCAACGAGACCGGGAAGCTGCTCAGGCGAAGGGCGGGGACTGCAGCACTCCTCCCAAAAAGGACATGGGTTTCTGA